The genomic stretch ACTCCACCGATCTTCATCTTAAACATATCCTTGGGTTTATTATGATAAGCCATGAGAACTCCCATCACGATACAGACCCCGAGCCATGAGGCCGGTAGAATGACCCCTTTAGCTATTTCCAAGAGGCTATGCTGGAACATCGGCTCGATATTATCAATGTTAAACATCTTAACATTGAAGACAATGATAAACAGAAATGAGGCGATTACGACTAAACAGATGATTTCCGACATACTCATGATAATTTCAATTCCTGAGCAAACTGCATAAGTACTAACCAAGAGTATAAAAAACAGAAAAACATAGCTGGGAGTATCCGGCATAATTATTGAAATATAAAACTCAACCGTCGACTGAACGAGCTGCATGGTGACCACAATAAAAAAAGCGCTAATTACAAAAGTGCATACCTTCCCTAAGTACTTTCCGAGGATTTTCTCACTGTATTCGAACATTGTTAACCCTGGGTATTTAAGTCCCATTTTATAGAGCAACCAGCCGCTGCACACCTCAATAGCTAAAGCGATTAACAAGGGTTGCCAGAAATCTTGGTGTAATTCTCGCAAGATAAGATTAGGAATACCAAAGGATAGTGCTATAGTAAGGGCAAAGGTTGAATACACCTGTCGATTGGACACCCGATATTTCATCATTTCTCACTCTCATCATCCTATTTTCTAGTATTAGCTTAAGCACCTTGCTCAATCTTATACATCTTTTTGGTAATCTCACCATTATGAGGTAGTTGGAGTCAAATCAAAACATGACGTCCTACAATCACTATAGAAACCTTTTGGATATAAAAAGATGATCCCTATCCAATACAGGGATCATCTTTTTTAGCACCTTTTTATAAGTGAATTTTATAAAAAATCCAGTTTAGCCAGCTTCAATTTTCCAAGATGGCCTTTTGTTTTGCCCTTAGAAAATCCACAAACTGACGGGCCGTTCGCCCGGAGCGGGCATTATGATTCATGACCCAACGCAAAGCCTGCTGCCGCAAATCTTCTTGAGGAATCTGAAGCCCCTCCTGTGCTGCTAACTCTGCCACGATCTTGAGATAGCCGGCTTGGTCCGGGGTCGGGAAGGTTACCGTAATCCCAAAACGATCGGAAAGGGACAATTTTTCCTCCATATTATCCTGGCGATGAACCTCATCCCCTTGTCGCTCTCCGAAGGTTTCCCGCACTAAATGGCGGCGGTTCGAGGTGGCATAGATGAGCACATTTTCAGGTTTTCCTTCTAAGCCCCCTTCCAGCAGGGTCTTCAAGTTCTTATAATCCGACTCGGTATCTTCGAAGGAAAGATCATCGATGAAGATGATGAATCTGAGGGGTTGCTTCCCAAGAAGGCGAATAATCTTGGGATAATCCTGCAAATCTGTTTTGGATAATTCGACTAAACGCAGCCCACGCTCACAGTATTCTTGAAGAAGGGCCTTGACCAAGGAGGATTTTCCCGTTCCTCGATTGCCATAGAGAATGATGTTATTGGCGGGATAACCATTTAAGAAAAATTCCGTGTTTTCTAAGACAATCCCTTGTTCACGCTCTTGATTGATAAGCTGACCCTTGCGCATGGGATCAGATTTTACCCCCTCAAGCCTTCCAGTGTCGCCACCCCATTTGATGGCCATGCTTTGATTAAATAAACCTGTACCCATGTCTTGATAATAAGCAAGTAGAGCATCAACCATCTCATCTGCACTCCCGCCGCGAAGACTCTCTTTAAGCGTTCTCTGGGCAGTTTGCAGATAATTCTCCGCATAATTCTCTTCCTTACTAGAAGTTACCTTGGAACGCCCCTGAACCTTTGTCCTCCTATCCGCAAAATCCGGCCAAGTCGGCCAGCTCTGCGGAGCCAAAGGTGCCTCTTGCCAAAGCCCGGGGTGATCCACCTCATGGTTTTCCATTTGAGCAAGGATCACGTCCTTGATATCAGAAGCAGTAAGCTGGGCAATCTCACGCCAGCAGAGCAGATCACGCCCGACTAGCTTACGAAGCTCAGGTACATGCCCCCCTCTATACTGTGTCACCTGTCGGGTGAGTTCATTTTCATCCCGGATAATACGGTCCCAAAGATATTCCGGCCAATGGACCTGGGTCGCTAAGGAGCAGAAATGATGGTACTCTCGATAGACTTCCGTGTGATCACACTCTATAGAGCCCGTCTTTTGCAGGAGGTTTTTAAACGAAGCAATCACAGGATCTTCTTTTAGACCGTGAAAAACAACCATGCCATCTATAAGTAGGGCTACACGGGTAAGCTTTGTTATGTTCATCTTGATGCACATCCTTATTATCTCTTTGCAAATTATCATAAGTCTTGAAAATCATGAAGTAAAGAGCAAATTATTCTCTTGACAAAAACTTTGCTTTTGGTAATCTATTACTAAGAGAATATGAATCCATTCTTTGGTGCCCCATACTGGGGAGAATAGGGAAACCGGTGTAATTCCGGTGCGCACCCATCACTGTGAACGATGAGCCTTGACTAGATCCACTGGCGCTTGCTGGGAAGGAGGTCTAAGGCGCTTGAGTCGAAGCCAGGAGACCTGCCAAGAATGAAGAAAGCCTTTCCGGGGGTATTTGGAAAGCAGCGGCGACGAAGGCAAAGTCCCGACCACTTTATATGTGGCGGGGCTTTATTTTTTTTATTTAAAAAGGAGAGGATTAAAGATGAGTAAAACAGAATTAAATCAAGACAAACTATTCCTGGAAAAATTTTATGTTCGTGAAAATTTGACTGAGACTTCCCTTGAAGAATGTCAGGCAGCCTTAAAGCTACTGGTCCAAGGTGTTAAAGACCTGGATAAAAAGGCTATGGAGGCTGTGCAGACACGTCTGGATTCCTTAACCAAGCCTCTCGGTAGCTTAGGAGTCTTGGAGGAGATCGCCAAGCGTTTAGGTGGCATCCAAAGAAATCCATGGCCTGAGATTGAAAAGAAAGCGGTTCTCGTCATGGCCGGGGATCACGGAGTTGTCGCAGAAGGGGTCAGTGCCTTTCCTCAAGAAGTCACCCCCCAGATGTTTTATAATTTCTTAAACGGCGGTGCCGGGATCAATGTGCTTTCTCGCCATGCTAAAGCGGAAGTCATCTGCACCGATGTGGGAATGGCTTTCCCCTTAGACCCTCCGGAGCTTATGCGTCATCGGG from Desulfitobacterium dichloroeliminans LMG P-21439 encodes the following:
- a CDS encoding GerAB/ArcD/ProY family transporter: MMKYRVSNRQVYSTFALTIALSFGIPNLILRELHQDFWQPLLIALAIEVCSGWLLYKMGLKYPGLTMFEYSEKILGKYLGKVCTFVISAFFIVVTMQLVQSTVEFYISIIMPDTPSYVFLFFILLVSTYAVCSGIEIIMSMSEIICLVVIASFLFIIVFNVKMFNIDNIEPMFQHSLLEIAKGVILPASWLGVCIVMGVLMAYHNKPKDMFKMKIGGVLTGSSVLIALIFAIIAVLGVEVGSRQVYSILILAQMVSVGDFIERMEAFQVVSWMAGSFFSISLFHYASSEGLRQLLSRKSRNGLSFVVAIFIFLVFIFFLPTIQNKTYFVSHLFLKFALWIELGVVVGLFGVFIVKERVKKALKKRN
- a CDS encoding ATP-binding protein, whose product is MNITKLTRVALLIDGMVVFHGLKEDPVIASFKNLLQKTGSIECDHTEVYREYHHFCSLATQVHWPEYLWDRIIRDENELTRQVTQYRGGHVPELRKLVGRDLLCWREIAQLTASDIKDVILAQMENHEVDHPGLWQEAPLAPQSWPTWPDFADRRTKVQGRSKVTSSKEENYAENYLQTAQRTLKESLRGGSADEMVDALLAYYQDMGTGLFNQSMAIKWGGDTGRLEGVKSDPMRKGQLINQEREQGIVLENTEFFLNGYPANNIILYGNRGTGKSSLVKALLQEYCERGLRLVELSKTDLQDYPKIIRLLGKQPLRFIIFIDDLSFEDTESDYKNLKTLLEGGLEGKPENVLIYATSNRRHLVRETFGERQGDEVHRQDNMEEKLSLSDRFGITVTFPTPDQAGYLKIVAELAAQEGLQIPQEDLRQQALRWVMNHNARSGRTARQFVDFLRAKQKAILEN